The DNA sequence cattgtaaaatattttctttttagattATGTTATTTCTTATTTGATATTAGTCAGGATTTTCTCGTCAAATAATACCAGGCTATTTTTTGACACATgcgaattatattttttttaaatggacaTTTatgtagtaatttttttaatgtttccattcatttttctttatcgATGACACCAAGTttgttaagattttttttaatgttaacgATAGAAAAACTGCTTACCAACATAAactagaaatttatttttgtaagtagtttctcaataaataaaacttgaaaTTTTGCACTGTGAAAGATGAAAGACGCTGAGAATTAATCTCTTAAGAGTTGGggaattttgtgttattatgtTCTATAAGGAAATTTGTGTCATAATGTTTGGGTATCCTAAATCTGAAATCTAAAGTAGGCTAATCAATTGTTTCAACAAATTGTAcgaatacaattttttttcatttaatttagtGCTCCTATATATCTTtctaaaatgttcaatttgatctccttattattttttattcaatttaatcctctTATTTTACATGATCTAATTTTTTCATTTCCGATTTGagatcaaattaataattaagtttaattgcaatttatatatacatactaaaataattttttataatttatacatcaagTCACTCcacctaaaaaattatttaattttttacaccccacctaaatatttaactttattacaTTTAGGTGGAGTGATTTGGTATATAAagtctaaaaaattattttaacatgtatgtataatttgtaattaaacttaattactcatTAGGTTTGAGATTTGAgagaataaaattgatttttttaaaaggagaattaaattaaattaaaaataataaggagactgaattgaatctttttaaaagactaaattaaacaaaaaataataataataaagagattacaaatgaatcaaaacaataaatcgaaagattaaatcaataattagactttttaaatttgttgataaaaaaaatgacacaagCAATAGTTTGACCCATATATAGGCTAACAAGTTAATATGTAATATAACCCTACATGAATTTTTGTGGTGAGAGTTCTccgaatataaaaaaaaaaaatataacaaaaaaataaataaaagcatatCTTTAGAATGCGTGAGGGAATGTACGTCTTGTACATCAAATTCAAACATCCCACTTGTCTTATTctttaaagaaacaaaatgtcGGACTCAATTGTCATGTGCAATATActctttttaaatatcatacGTTTTCTAAATTTCCATGtgcaatatttttcaaatatttggcAGTTAGGAAATTATGCACACTCTCAGTTCTTTTCCTCTATAAATACCGCATCATCCATGCCATATTTCTCACACCATATAAGCAACTATTACCAACACTCTCTGTGATAATATGGCTCTTACACTTCTACGTACATTCTCTCATTTTTTCACCATTGTAGCTTCACTTTCAACACTTCATCTTCTCCCCTCCTCTTCTTTCAACCCTAGAAACATTTCATTTGCTTCATACACCTTCTATTCAGATTGGTCACATGCTCTAGCCACTTGGTATGGACCTGCCCAAGGAGACGGCAGTGAAGGTAAGAACAAATTTTAGAGTATGTTTAGACAATCCATTTGGTGATATCTCATGTTAtcaaaagtctcacatcgattaaaaataacgtcaattcataatatataagtaaatataaatcttattttacaaaattttgtaagtTTAAGTTAGATTTAAAGTATACTTCTTAACTTTCGGCGTAAACTATATATTACTAATAATTCAAGTATAAATTTTAGTCTGTTGGAAGTCCAACAtcgattaaagataaaataatttcatattgtATAAGTGGAgtgcaaacctcatcttatAAACCAGTTTTGTGGGACTGAGTTACGTTTAAAGTTCATTTCGTAACAAGGTCATATAACATTAGCgatgaaaatattgaatatcCTACCGAAAGAAAGATTCATACCTCATtgttaaagttttgaattgaaGGCGACATTGATCCTCTAGGTGGGTTAAGTCATATCTTATGTGTCTCCTAATTTTATAAACTGTGAAAGCAATGGTTGAATTATGGTCGAAAAGGCTTCGGTTATTATGGTTGGttgttaattatatatgtaGGTGGTGCTTGTGGTTATGGAAGCTCTGTTGGGGAACCTCCATTCTCGTCAATGATATCTGCTGGAAGCCCTCTTTTGTATGATTCAGGCAAAGGTTGTGGTTCATGTTATGAGGTAAGcacaacatatataaaattagaaaaaaaaaatgataaaacactttttcaatGCTCGAAACTGTTAAATAATTCGTGTCTGTCATTCGGTCCATTTCAcaagtaaatttattaaatagtctattgaaaaataacataaaaaaggtcaaatcaaagtcatctttaatttataagtaaaaatttacgcattacttttttttttttaaatttaatgaattttgtATTAATACTCAGAgagtcaaaatttaatatattagcTAATTGAGATTTGCATggatatttgttataatttcaGGTGAAATGCACAGGAAATAATGGATGCTCAGGGAACCCTGTGAGAGTAGTGATCACTGATGCATGCCCAGGATGTGACTCAGATGCTGAATACCACTTTGATTTGAGTGGCTCTGCTTTTGGTGCCATGGCAGTTTCAGGCCAAGATGAGAAACTACGTAATGCTGGCAAAATAAACATTCAATATAGAAGGTGTGGCTTTTAAGATTACTCACAATATTTTTCATCTATGTGCATCAGTGTTTTATTGAAACAATCGTATcgttagaaataaaataattttataatatataaataaaatacgaatattattttataatttgattttgtgagaataaattagatttaaagtttACCTGGTAACATCTAATGTGATagtgattaaatttttttattcttttcatttctaTATTTCTATCATTCCATTCTTATACAGTGTCGGTGGTGTTTACTTCctgttaattaattaactatctAACTAACTAAACCACGTGACAAAGAGAATTAACTGTATATTTCTAATGTGACAACATTcccataattttattatattttcaatacaTATTTCAACCTTCTTGACTttccatttataatttttcttattttgaccTACATCTAACAAATTTTATGGTAAAAACtatatttgaatgtttaaatatattgagGCATTACCagtttattaagaaaaaacGATATATTTAttctagtttttttaaataggtaagaaaattatataattatgttttcattataagttttgaaaactaaattatcCTTATAATATCGTGTCAAAGATTAATCAGactgtaaataaaaaattattttattattaaattaatttttcataactAGACataccataaattcaaataaaataaacaatacaaaaattCTTACAAAACATCACTACAATAATTTCAatctaattctaaaaatataaaaatatgggtTGACGTACTGTTGATCTTACATATTATCacttttgtgatttttattaaatatgtaactTTTAACTCAGATTTCAACTTAACCTTatccaaattatatattttattttatctataactatatataaagggattccctcttttgtgttcatatttcataatttcaactttaccttttataatttaattatttattaaatttttaataattaagagttacttttacaaattttataaaactatttacttatctccttcttctttcttcttctactattcatcatcatcaacaattatttttctcatattttctccatacattttactttattttttataaacatatttttattttgtttattaacttaataacattacaatatcatcaattattaatattattcaaaaaatacgTACACAGGCATGATAGCACCTGTGTTTATGctagttttcttaaaaatgaattCGCAATGTCTAAAGTGAAgatattacttcttttattagtaaaaacatatatatatatatatatatatatatatatatatatatatatatatatatatatatatataaagtataattGAGCTGTCTcaatctatataaaaaaatcatatacaataaagagaaagaaaaaatttgcAACAAATGCAAAAAGTTCCCTGACTGTTGTATTTCTTTTCCCTACCTTAAAAGCTCTATGCTTTGAAAATTAAgtatttagaattttttatcCATCCTGAAAAATGGTGACatcttcaaagtttttaaaccaAACACCACCATCGATACAAGTAATAGTCATTATCAACATTCTTTATTCTTATTAAAGGAAAGTGCTTTAAAATAGTCTGGTCCTCTATTGTTATTGCAGACTTTTAtatctacaaaatttattgtcAAAACCCATACACGGTATAAAGTACCAAGCAATtgaatatacaaattaaaaagatCTTTTAACATTcgtttattttctattaaaaaataaaagcttTTAAACAAATGATTATGATTGGACACAAACaccaatcaaaatataaaaattttactctttaatatttattaattgttttaactTGAGCTACAATAAACACTTCCTCTTCGTCAGCTTTTACGTTGAGGAAATTGTTTATTCACTCgtaaataagtttatttataaaacCCTATTCTCCTTGATTTTTATAAAACGGAataattagaatattttttcaacccatataaaaaaagattaaatatatttttagtcccttaatttttagtcaaatttggcattaattattgttcaaaattttagatcaatttagtttcttatattaaaaaattggatAAATGTAGTCTttctaacaaaattttgttaagtttatttgatgttttatacGCATTTCTCAACcaatattgaagcaaaaataagttaaacgatataaataactcaaatactatcataaaatgcgtttggaacctcaaataaacttaaacgaaaaaaatagttaaaaagattaaatacaCACGTCTCTAAAGTTGAAGGAGtaaattagttcaaagttttgagaagtaaccattttcaattttcattgaaagttaaaagaccaagaacatatttaaccctaaaaaaattataaacactaACACCGGAATGAATTTACTTTTGCAGAGTTGAATGCAGTTACCCAGGTGTGTCAATAGCTTTTCGTGTGGACAGTGGATCGAACgatgaatactttgcaatacTGATTGAATATGAAGGTGGTGATGGTGATCTTGGGAAAGTTGAACTGAAGGAGGAAGATTCAGGTGCATGGTATACCATGGAGAGATCATGGGGTGCAGTTTGGAAACTTGACAAAGGGTCTCCACTCAATGCACCATTCTCTATCAGACTAACCACTCTTAAATCTCACAGCACCATTGTCGCTAACAATGTCATCCCTAAGGGTTGGACCCTGGCTCACACATATAGATCAATCGTCAACTTCTGAATCCAAACTTTTCTATTGCTTGGATCATCTCCTTCTACCTCTACTCTgctaaataaaacttaaatcaGTTTATGCTATTTcactgtttttttctttcttttaattatcCTTTCTTTTGTTCTctcttttaaatctttaatattttggaaTGTAAAATTATCAACTTGTACATGCCACTATATATGTATGAGGTTTTGATTTAAGCGGTGGCCATATAGAAAGCATTATGTAAATTCATATAAGGACGAATTTATGTATAAATCTAGAGTTATTATATgttaacaaagttttttaacaaatttttgacaaactttcctatttaggtaaaaaaaattattttgttactttattttaattaaaaaaaatttaatttactttaattgCACTTTTAGaaactttgttaaatttattaaaaaaatgttaaacaatatttttttataaatttattaacttttgtaACTGCTGTTTTTTCCttacatatatttttgaaatgctACTTATGAGTATTTATGAGGAATATGTAAcgataatttataaataaatgataacTATTATATGtaatgataatttataaataaatcataattattattgaaatgaTACATTTAAGAGACActtatgaattaaatatatcatttatgaATTAAGTATAGTATCTAGAGTTATTATATgttaacaaagttttttaacaaaattttgaccaacttttttatttaggtaaaaaaaaattattctgttactttattttaattaaaaaataaaaaattaatttactttaatttcacttttaaaaactttgttaaatttattaaaatgaattttgtcaaacaataattttctataaatttattacCTTCAAGTTTTGGGTTGTATCTGCTGTTATTTCCTTACTTATATTTTGAAATGCTACTTATGAGTATTTATGATGAATATGTAACgataacttataaataaatgataattattatatgtaacgaaaatttacaaataaatcataattattattgGAATGATACATTAAAGAGATATTAAAGAGATATTAAAGTTCTCActtatgaattaaatatattatttatgaattaagTATAGTATTTTGCTAACCATTGTTCTAAGAGCATTGTTTAAGGTAATTAATATGTATTGAATCctataagaaatatataagtaagtgtaatattaaattaaatatgacttaattataattaatgcaattttattttatttaaagacaaaaatgtccataattattgtacatgtgtatttcatattttatttaatgttcataaaaaaataattaaataataaaattactatgttttaatattattaaagattaaatataattagacataaggaagtttaaattaatagaacaagcaacaaaacaaaaatagtgttaaacatctaataaatttataaaaaaataactatataaaatGTCTTAGTAAagaccttaaaaattttaaaatgattattctGTATCAGTATCttattataaaactttaaaaggatgttttttgtctttataaaatttgttatatgcatttatactatcttaattaatgtatttaattatttcaactttcaatgtaaaaatgaaagaaccaatgcaaattaattattattaaccaATGCCCTTAAGGTACTGATTAGAATTCTCCTTAAATATATCACTAGAAGAAAATTGTTGAATAGTGACCAATTGaccaataattattagtaactacaatgaccaatttatatatcaatttacaaaactaaaaattactGGTTACTataatagtcactattatgaataaaaaattataattagtcactaaattagttttaaaattagctaccatgatTTTAGCTATCAAAATAAATTGATCAATAAACATTAGCTACTTaaattttgactaccaaaataaattagtttctaaactaatttttaattaattagtgaccaattatacatttttatttataatagtgactattttagtaataattttctttttaattttataaattgatatataaattagtcactcaaataactaattatttttcatttctaaaatttgtttttaactgAGGATTTTCTTATATCGTATGATATACTTGCGGTTCAGCTTATCTAGTTTGCTCCTATAAATACCATACTACGATGCCATATTTCTTACATATACCAAAAATTATCACCACCCAGGGAAGTAACAGTGATACTGTAACATGTCTTATAAACATGCATTGTCTCATCCACTCGCTCTTCTAGCTTCATTTTCAATATTCCTAGTGGTCCCTTCGTCTTGTTTCAAccccaaaaatattttcaatgcTTCCATTGATTCATATTGGTCATCTGCTGTGGCTACTTGGTATGGACCTTCCAATGGGGATGGAAGTGAAGGTATTACAAAAAATAGATTAGTAAAGctttaacaattattttgaaagggttaaataataaaatttgttaattatatttgGACAATATAGTACTTTGAtaccaaataatattttgtattatatatgcAGGTGGTGCTTGTGGTTATGGCAGAACTGTTGGGGAACCTCCATTCTCATCGATGATAGCTGCAGGAAGCCCTCCTTTGTTTGAATCAGGCAAAGGATGTGGTTCTTGTTTCGAGGTGCCAATTAAAACATGTGTATTTAGatacttaatataaataatcatttatatacTAAACATGTTATTAATAGTTAGCATTCGAATTTTGTTACAATATTAAGGTGAAGTGCACGGGGAATAAAGCATGCTCAGGCAACCCTGTGAGGGTAGTGATCACTGATGAGTGTCCTGGTTGTGGTTCCGACGCACATTTTGATTTGAGTGGTGCTGCTTTTGATGCAATGGCAGGTCCAGGTGAAGCCGATCAGTTACGCAACGCTGGCAGAATAGCCGTTCAGTATAACAGGTACGTATCTTAATTTCtatactttgattttatgttaacaaaaattaacgTCTAACTTTTTGCAGGGTTGCATGCGAGTATCCTCGTACGTCTATAGTTTTTCATGTGGACTCGGGATCGAACCAAGACTATTTTGCAGTGATGGTTGAATATGAAGATGGAGATGGTGAACTTGAGAGAGTTGAACTGAAGGAAGATTCTTCAAATTCATGGGAAGCCATGCAACAATCTTGGGGTGCAATTTGGAAATATAACAAAGGCTCACAACTCAAAGCACCATTCTCTATAAGGCTAACCAACTTTAAGTCTAAGACTGTTGTGGCTACCAATGTCATCCCTGCTGGCTGGACACCTGGTCAAACTTATATATcaaatgttaatttttgaatCTTTCTTCATTCCCTGTACCTCTATTACTTAATCTATCATATAATCAAACAAATTCTCCATTAATTTATCttcagatatttttattttattttattatttgttattgttgataaagaaaaaagtgtTCATTAGTTTGAATTGGATCATTGAGAGAGTTGAGAGAAAACCCTAAATGAATGcctatattttgataattacaAGGGCCTggacaaatttttataattagagaccaatttatcttattattatgatttagaCAAATTAccgttttttctttaaatatttattggtaATAACTCAATTTATATTgaagaaagaaagttttaatTACGGTTTAAATGTGTAAATGTTACTAGCTATGTTATATGTCTTGCCCTTAAGTTTCCTGAGAactctttttattataatatttatggatGAATGTGACactaatttacattttttactgaacttttttacaaataatataaggCCCATTTCTTTTTTCCAGCCCTAAAGGTTAGTGGGTTGCccctaagtgggcctaagggttggcccagtGTATATAAgccttaggtctgccctaaacctaggGTACCCTACACTTCAGAGGCACCTTTGCCCTTGCCCTGAACTCAGCAGCTGCCACCCCTCTGCTAGGATTCGTTCTTCGTCTCGAACCAGTCCATCCCAAGAGCTCGACTAGTGATTCCCGCTCCACGTAAGTAACTCTAACCTACTGTACTTACCTTACGAGGTTTTACATTCGTTTCCACCGATTAAAATCCGAAAATAATCGTGTTCACCGCTGTTCCGCCAGTTCTTAGGTCCATCGCTCGAACTACTGTGCTCCAAGGTTCCGCGTCGAAGTTTTGCTAACTtattccaggtacgggaagttagggttatGGTTTTGAGTCTCTTTTTGAATGGTTTGTGCGTTATTTGTTGAATGTATGGTGGGATCTGCCGTTTGGATGCGTGAGGGTATCTTGCATGTGTTGTTTGGCCGGAAAACATGGCTGTTTCAGTGAAGAACAgaggcgagacctgttaatctcgcccaagcgagtcaatctcgcctaggcgagatgaaacagggaggcCCCTGCGCgaaatctcgcccaggcgactcgctcaccttttgagcgagcaggccactcgcccaggcgagagggatctcgcttaagcgagatcccgtgatgCCCCCACCCATGTttttgtgctctcgcctaggcgagggggaggctcgcctgagcgagacgtctcgcctgagcgagacccctcagcctgggcgagatgctgggcgaggcTGTGCTATAATTTTGGACGTTCGATGTTTCCCGAGTGATCTGTTTCGATTGGgtatgattgtgtgatgatgAGCAtgtatataatagaaaaatttgTATGGTTGGCATGAGTTACGAACGACGTGTGACGGGTTGGGTATGATGTTAACATGCGAAATGAATGAATGGGTTGGAACTAAAGAGATACAtgattaatatgagatgagacccCAGACTCATTGGGGCGGTGATGATCCGAGGTACGGACCCGAGAGGTGATGCATATGAGGAATTAATTTCAAGGGTTGATATGGGAttgaaaaacatgatttaatattctcttattgttgatttatgaatgttggtccgtgtcagcgtctaattccttggggtctctaggtgagacctccggggttgcgcttcagtggtcgggacgtaattccatggcccctgttagtgggtgttcatggtggtgccccatctgtataacaaggtaaggattcaaggtaagggtgcatcctgacactccggggagccagttagtctcacttagagcggactgactcctgtggtaggagtagcaggaggcctgaaactcactaagggctaaccttgtggtgggagagatttgatTTATTGCAACACTGGTAATACATGGCTCAGGATCGAGaagctcaggttcgagcaggggtacccacacaagtgcaagcatccgctgaatccgaccaagttatacgtatccggatgagtcgagtcgagtcgtagtgtaatggatgaagagtcataacatgtttggttgctatgtggatatgagatgatgaaaatatgtttGACTGCATGATTTATGTTGttagctctagcttacccgttttgttgtatgtctgtgttgtatgtggccgtttttccttgcgatgatcatcaacttggttgatgggagcagttGAGCGAGGTTCTCCGAGTCAACAagcgaatggtgattccgctgcttagccattcCGGGCTGGAGTCTTCCTTGTGTTTATTTAGGGCCAAGGCCCATGTATTTCTTTCCGTATTTCTACGCTACATTCTACGTTGTATTCGTATTCAACTATCCttcttttgttggcatcgtggtgtgcctagttttgtaggggttgtgttagggACCCCAAGACTACTCTACAGTACTAttatcgcgtgacgtttcctttaattccgattaataattaaatgggacgttacatttatggtatcagagcggtcattccttaggtctgtggacttggatgtccgcttagctttctctgtgtcttctgagtattcttagttaaattcttgcctttatcgagtctaaccaagtgattttctgtgtgccagtggattatggcacctcctcgccgAGCTTCTCAGTCATCCCAGGGGGACACATCAGATATCGCCAGAGctatagaggcgatggtagcagctatgacgcagcagagtgctgcgatgatgcagcagcacgAGGCATCTATGCAGCGACA is a window from the Vigna unguiculata cultivar IT97K-499-35 chromosome 7, ASM411807v1, whole genome shotgun sequence genome containing:
- the LOC114192810 gene encoding putative expansin-B2, whose product is MALTLLRTFSHFFTIVASLSTLHLLPSSSFNPRNISFASYTFYSDWSHALATWYGPAQGDGSEGGACGYGSSVGEPPFSSMISAGSPLLYDSGKGCGSCYEVKCTGNNGCSGNPVRVVITDACPGCDSDAEYHFDLSGSAFGAMAVSGQDEKLRNAGKINIQYRRVECSYPGVSIAFRVDSGSNDEYFAILIEYEGGDGDLGKVELKEEDSGAWYTMERSWGAVWKLDKGSPLNAPFSIRLTTLKSHSTIVANNVIPKGWTLAHTYRSIVNF
- the LOC114192771 gene encoding expansin-B15-like encodes the protein MSYKHALSHPLALLASFSIFLVVPSSCFNPKNIFNASIDSYWSSAVATWYGPSNGDGSEGGACGYGRTVGEPPFSSMIAAGSPPLFESGKGCGSCFEVKCTGNKACSGNPVRVVITDECPGCGSDAHFDLSGAAFDAMAGPGEADQLRNAGRIAVQYNRVACEYPRTSIVFHVDSGSNQDYFAVMVEYEDGDGELERVELKEDSSNSWEAMQQSWGAIWKYNKGSQLKAPFSIRLTNFKSKTVVATNVIPAGWTPGQTYISNVNF